The Catenuloplanes niger genome includes a window with the following:
- a CDS encoding MalY/PatB family protein: protein MSDFAVDTARLRSGHGVKWGSLPPGTLGAWVADMDFAPAPVIRRRLAELTDLGYPHWPDGDPVIAAFEERMAARHGWTPAPGRTRIFSDLIQTLQVVIEHATRPGDRIAIHVPNYPPFLASITRAGRHVVPLPVVPPDDFDLLGTLRGCAMLVVVNPHNPTGHVFTRAELDALATAAAELDLVVLADEIHADLVYAPHRHLPFASLSADAAARTITATSATKAFNIAGVRCAVAHVGHAGLWTALAALPLDYLGQPGLHGRVATVTAWREAGPWLDGLMALLTENRDRVTEWAATLPWAAGYRAPEATYLAWLDCTGSPLGPDPAGDLLRHAGVTVSAGAEFSPATAGFIRINFATAPDVLTEILSRISRRAVYAAAG, encoded by the coding sequence GTGAGCGACTTCGCGGTGGACACCGCCCGGCTGCGGTCCGGGCACGGCGTCAAATGGGGCTCGCTGCCGCCCGGCACGCTCGGCGCCTGGGTCGCGGACATGGACTTCGCGCCCGCCCCGGTCATCCGCCGGCGCCTCGCCGAACTCACCGACCTCGGCTACCCGCACTGGCCGGACGGCGACCCGGTGATCGCCGCGTTCGAGGAGCGGATGGCGGCGCGGCACGGCTGGACGCCCGCGCCGGGCCGGACCCGGATCTTCTCCGACCTGATCCAGACGCTGCAGGTCGTGATCGAGCACGCGACCCGGCCCGGCGACCGGATCGCGATCCACGTGCCGAACTACCCGCCGTTCCTGGCCTCGATCACCCGGGCCGGCCGGCACGTCGTACCGCTCCCGGTCGTACCGCCGGATGATTTCGATCTCCTGGGGACGCTGCGCGGCTGCGCCATGCTGGTCGTGGTCAACCCGCACAACCCGACCGGCCACGTCTTCACCCGCGCGGAGCTGGACGCGCTCGCGACCGCCGCCGCGGAACTCGACCTGGTGGTCCTCGCGGACGAGATCCACGCCGACCTGGTCTACGCGCCGCACCGGCACCTGCCGTTCGCGTCGCTCTCCGCGGACGCCGCGGCCCGCACGATCACCGCGACGTCCGCCACCAAGGCCTTCAACATTGCGGGGGTACGCTGCGCGGTCGCCCACGTCGGGCACGCCGGCCTGTGGACGGCGCTGGCCGCGCTGCCGCTCGACTACCTCGGCCAGCCCGGCCTGCACGGGCGGGTCGCCACCGTCACGGCCTGGCGGGAGGCCGGCCCCTGGCTGGACGGGCTGATGGCGCTGCTCACCGAGAACCGCGACCGGGTCACCGAGTGGGCGGCGACGCTGCCGTGGGCGGCCGGCTACCGCGCGCCGGAGGCGACCTACCTCGCCTGGCTCGACTGCACCGGCTCACCACTCGGCCCGGACCCGGCCGGCGACCTGCTCCGGCACGCGGGCGTCACGGTGAGCGCGGGCGCGGAGTTCTCCCCGGCGACGGCCGGCTTCATCCGGATCAACTTCGCGACCGCGCCGGACGTCCTCACCGAGATCCTGTCCAGGATTTCTCGCCGGGCTGTCTACGCGGCGGCCGGCTGA
- a CDS encoding DinB family protein encodes MISTDDYLYFAGRALGGMSAIVAELGDELANTTPPLPGANSPFALLTHCVGVADYWSGALVAGRAVPRDRDAEFTATGPVAPLLAEVRALRDRLAADVAGLTGDAPLRGTPPAAYAGPPRTLTRGGALLHVLEELAQHHGQMEILRDALRSGVRS; translated from the coding sequence TTGATATCAACGGATGACTACCTCTACTTCGCCGGACGCGCGCTCGGCGGGATGTCCGCGATCGTGGCGGAGCTCGGCGACGAGCTGGCCAACACGACGCCGCCGCTGCCCGGTGCCAACTCGCCGTTCGCGCTGCTGACACACTGCGTGGGCGTGGCCGACTACTGGTCCGGCGCGCTCGTCGCGGGCCGGGCCGTCCCGCGCGACCGGGACGCCGAGTTCACCGCGACCGGTCCGGTCGCGCCGTTGCTGGCCGAGGTGCGCGCGCTGCGCGACCGGCTCGCCGCGGACGTCGCCGGCCTGACCGGTGACGCACCGCTGCGCGGCACTCCCCCGGCCGCCTACGCCGGGCCGCCGCGCACACTGACCCGCGGCGGCGCGCTGCTGCACGTGCTGGAGGAACTGGCCCAGCACCACGGCCAGATGGAGATCCTGCGCGACGCGCTGCGGAGCGGGGTCCGGTCGTGA
- a CDS encoding CGNR zinc finger domain-containing protein — protein sequence MEFVFIGGNLALDLLGTLKWRRTEPLEGLRTPDDAARWAVEAGLVTVPPALTPADVEALRALRESVYRLVEAVRVGTPIPPADRAAVNAAAAGPRVLVSLAGLDARRTGAAAAIGAEVAVAAITLVADLHAGRGPHLRECERQDCTRLFLDRSRGRTRTWCGMSECGNRVKAAGYRARKAAVRGA from the coding sequence GTGGAGTTCGTGTTCATCGGCGGGAACCTGGCGCTCGACCTGCTCGGCACGCTCAAGTGGCGCCGCACCGAGCCGCTCGAGGGGCTGCGCACGCCCGACGACGCCGCGCGCTGGGCGGTCGAGGCCGGGCTGGTCACGGTCCCCCCGGCGCTGACCCCGGCCGACGTGGAAGCGCTCCGCGCGCTCCGGGAGAGCGTCTATCGCCTGGTCGAAGCCGTGCGGGTGGGCACGCCGATCCCGCCCGCCGACCGGGCCGCGGTCAACGCGGCCGCGGCCGGCCCGCGCGTCCTGGTCAGCCTCGCCGGCCTGGACGCCCGCCGCACCGGCGCGGCCGCGGCCATCGGGGCCGAGGTGGCCGTCGCCGCGATCACGCTGGTCGCCGACCTGCACGCCGGCCGCGGGCCGCACCTGCGGGAGTGCGAGCGGCAGGACTGCACCCGGCTGTTCCTCGACCGGTCGAGGGGCCGCACCCGCACCTGGTGCGGCATGAGCGAGTGCGGCAACCGGGTCAAGGCGGCGGGCTACCGCGCCCGCAAGGCCGCGGTCCGCGGCGCGTGA
- a CDS encoding GAF domain-containing protein has translation MTGTIDARLAAVYRYEILDTPRDGTFEGFARVAARQFRVPIATVTIVDADRVWFAAAEGLPGVAQIGTEPGLCASAVLRAGPYVVNDALVDPRTMDHPLVRGELGLRFYAAAPITTRDGHRLGTVNVIDSAPRDVTEDETTLLTDLAGLVAQHLELRLATLLAVRAEQALRHDADARATASAALVNRMRAAGAAQRDAGLLPQSCQLGGLGGCTAPAELKVADTWGDHAWGCPAHVEEVLTHASSVFLASQELNGLAGYRAR, from the coding sequence GTGACCGGCACCATCGACGCGCGGTTGGCCGCCGTCTACCGCTACGAGATCCTGGACACCCCCCGGGACGGCACGTTCGAAGGATTCGCGCGGGTCGCCGCACGCCAGTTCCGCGTGCCGATCGCGACCGTGACCATCGTGGACGCCGACCGGGTCTGGTTCGCGGCCGCGGAGGGCCTCCCCGGCGTCGCGCAGATCGGCACCGAGCCGGGTCTGTGCGCGTCCGCGGTGCTGCGCGCCGGGCCGTACGTGGTGAACGACGCGCTGGTCGACCCGCGCACGATGGACCACCCGCTGGTCCGCGGCGAACTCGGCCTGCGCTTCTACGCCGCCGCGCCGATCACCACCCGCGACGGTCACCGGCTCGGCACGGTCAACGTCATCGACTCCGCGCCCCGCGACGTCACCGAGGACGAGACCACGCTGCTCACCGACCTGGCCGGCCTGGTCGCCCAGCACCTCGAACTGCGCCTGGCCACGCTGCTCGCGGTCCGCGCGGAACAGGCCCTGCGCCACGACGCGGATGCCCGCGCCACCGCCTCCGCCGCGCTGGTCAACCGCATGCGCGCGGCCGGCGCCGCCCAGCGCGACGCCGGCCTGCTCCCGCAGTCCTGCCAGCTCGGCGGCCTCGGTGGCTGCACCGCGCCGGCCGAGCTCAAGGTCGCGGACACCTGGGGCGACCACGCCTGGGGCTGCCCGGCGCACGTCGAGGAGGTCCTCACGCACGCCTCCTCGGTCTTCCTGGCCAGTCAGGAACTCAACGGCCTGGCCGGTTACCGCGCCCGCTGA